The DNA segment TCACTTGAGGGCAGAAGTATGGATAAAGTTTCTCTGTGAAGTGTTGATCAGTGTAAGAATGAATATGAGATTTAGAATCTGCATTATAGAAAGAAACCACTCCTTTATTATAGTCCACAAAGATGCCCACTTTTTGAAGCTTGTCTTTCAGTGTGATTGTTCTGCTACATGCATATTTGCCCTCATCCAACCTAAAAGTCCAAAACCCATTCTCAACTCCCAGGTTTgcgttcttttttctttcaacagACTCTCTGACCACTCCAACAGTCCAACAAGTCTTTCCTTTCACCTGCACCTCATAGTAAAACTGCCCTGTTGTGAATCCCTCATTTGATAAAACATCTGCAAACATATCAAATCTCTTTGGATTTTTGGGGACGTTCTGATCTACATCTACATTTGTAACTTGTTTTCCATCCTCGCTAATGACAAGTGTGCAAAATGCAGTGTCAGGGTCAAAAGTCAAGTCCACAGCATGttctctcatttttttcattttaatctcaGGAAGCTCTTCCAGTATTTCATCAACTCTCTGTTTTAGCAGAGTCACAGCTCCTCTTACTGCCTCAAAAGACAGATCCTTGCCAACAGCAATATTGGCCCAATCCTTCTTTAAAGGAGAGCACAAGGTTCTGAAGTTCTGCAGAAAATGATGGTGATCCTCAGACTGTGACAACAGCTCCAGCTGGCTGCTTCTGTTTTCAAGCTCAGCGATTTCCATCCTTATTTCTTTGAGAAACCCTTCAGCCTTTTCCTTTTCTGGTTTGTGCCTCTCCTCAATTGCCTCAACAAGCTCGGCCTGTCTTTTCTGAAGGTGGCAGATCAAGTCAGTGAAGACCTGCACGCtagcctctttctctttctccttttctctctggcAAACATCAAGTGAGTTTTCAATCTCACTTATCTTCTCGGACCGTGATTGAATCATTTTCTGAATATCTGCCATTGCGTCGTCTTTTTTTGCCATCTCTACTTCATATTCTTCCTCGAGTGGGACAACATTATGACTCTTGTGATCAGTTTTTAAACATAAGACACAAACAAAGACTTGGTCAGTCCGGCAGTACAGTTCTGTTATCTTATTATGTTTTTCACAGATCTTGTCATCAAGATTCCTCACAGGGTTTATTAATGTGTGGCTCTTGAGACCTGCGACTCTCAGATGACGTTCAAGATGCACTTCACAAAAAGAAGTTAGACACATCAGGCAAGATTTAAATGCCTTTTCCTTTATCTCAGAGCAGATGTCACAGGGGACGTCTGCTATTTCTGGAAACTGTGGGTCTGGAGTGAAGGCTTTCACTTGAACTGACTTCTtaaactcagcagctaactcagaCATGGTAGTGTTCACTTGGAGTTCAGGCCTTGGTGAA comes from the Scomber japonicus isolate fScoJap1 chromosome 23, fScoJap1.pri, whole genome shotgun sequence genome and includes:
- the LOC128385250 gene encoding E3 ubiquitin-protein ligase TRIM39-like, which produces MATANCLLSEERFLCSVCLDVFTEPVSTSCGHNFCRACINTYWDNSNIYQCPYCKQEFSPRPELQVNTTMSELAAEFKKSVQVKAFTPDPQFPEIADVPCDICSEIKEKAFKSCLMCLTSFCEVHLERHLRVAGLKSHTLINPVRNLDDKICEKHNKITELYCRTDQVFVCVLCLKTDHKSHNVVPLEEEYEVEMAKKDDAMADIQKMIQSRSEKISEIENSLDVCQREKEKEKEASVQVFTDLICHLQKRQAELVEAIEERHKPEKEKAEGFLKEIRMEIAELENRSSQLELLSQSEDHHHFLQNFRTLCSPLKKDWANIAVGKDLSFEAVRGAVTLLKQRVDEILEELPEIKMKKMREHAVDLTFDPDTAFCTLVISEDGKQVTNVDVDQNVPKNPKRFDMFADVLSNEGFTTGQFYYEVQVKGKTCWTVGVVRESVERKKNANLGVENGFWTFRLDEGKYACSRTITLKDKLQKVGIFVDYNKGVVSFYNADSKSHIHSYTDQHFTEKLYPYFCPQVSENGTNSAPLILTPVPQTQ